In the genome of Deinococcus radiopugnans ATCC 19172, the window GACGGACGAATTCACCCGGCAGTCCCTGGCCTTGCAGGTGGGGACGTCCTTCACTTCCTTGGAGGTGAAGGACGTGCTCCAGGACGTGATTGACGGGCGTGGGGCGCCAACCTTTCTTCGCAGCGACAACGGTTCTGAATTTATCGCCCGTGACCTCGGGATCTGGCTCGCGGTACAGGACATCGGCACACGGTTTATCGAACCGGGAAAACCGTGGCAGAACGGCTTTGCTGAGAGCTTCCACTCCCGGCTGCGCGCAGAATGTCTCAATCAGGAGGTCTTCTATTCCGCCAAACACGCCCAGGTGCTCCTGGACGATTGGCGGGCGTTCTACAACGCCCGCAGACCCCACTCATCACTCGGCTACCGGACCCCGGACGAGTGTGCTGAGCAGGCCAGGGGGCGGCCTGCCACCCCCCTTTGCGGAGACAACACCGCAAATGTGGCCGTCAGTCCGTCCCCTGGGCGAGCAGGGGAAGCCAATGTTGTACCTTTGACCTGAGCCGAGTCTCTACTCGAAACTGTCCAACTTTTGGGGCCAGCCCACCGTCGTGTCCGGACCCGTGACGAGGTCAAAGCGCAGAACTTCCTGGGGATGGTGCTGCTGGCATGCATCATCATCCTGCTGCGCCTAATTTCCGGATGACCTCTACAGCAAATGACAGAATAGTTGCAGTGTAGAGCGAAGCCTGGGCCACTCCTGGAGCAGTTCGGAGACCAGCAAAAATTTGCTCAGGGTAGAGCTTCTTTTCTGTCAAGTGCTCTAAACGGCGTTGAAAATCATTCAACCTCACCTTACAGGGCACGACTTGACAGACACAGAAAATCAACTTGCAACCAAGTTAAGTAGGAAAGTCGATACATAAATGTTCTTCAACACATATACATACTTATTTCTCTGCTTATCTAAATAGCTGAGTAGGATCTAAAGTATGAAATGCATGGCAGTGCTATCTCTCAAGGGAAGTGTGGGCAAAACCACCCCGGCGCTGTATCTGGGCGACGTCGCCTCCGCCCAGGGGGGGCGCATCACCGTGGTTGACCTGGGGAGCGGACGCAGTGCCTACCACTGGGCACGGCATGTGTCGCTGCCATGAGCCGTACAGCCTTGCCAGTTCGACTGGCTCACCCAGCAGGTTCAAATGGTACGGAAGAAGGGGATCAGGTGATTATGGAAACCCCGCCCCTGCCTAACTCCAGGGATCTGCTGACGCGGGCCGGGACGCTGGTTGATCTCGCCGTTGTCCCGGTGGCCCCGAACGGTCTGGACGTGAACCAGTTGCGCCCCACGCTTGAGCCGCTCTCCGA includes:
- a CDS encoding IS3 family transposase yields the protein MVRQLVAAHLKPERACVLVGLAKSSWHYRPQPRQDSELRQQIRDLARRYPRRGYRFIHALLVRAGVTINKKRVRRLWREEGLAIKPKVSRKIRTGAAIPMQAEYANHVWTYDFIFDQTLEGNTLKILTLTDEFTRQSLALQVGTSFTSLEVKDVLQDVIDGRGAPTFLRSDNGSEFIARDLGIWLAVQDIGTRFIEPGKPWQNGFAESFHSRLRAECLNQEVFYSAKHAQVLLDDWRAFYNARRPHSSLGYRTPDECAEQARGRPATPLCGDNTANVAVSPSPGRAGEANVVPLT